The following nucleotide sequence is from Leptodactylus fuscus isolate aLepFus1 chromosome 10, aLepFus1.hap2, whole genome shotgun sequence.
catgaatttgcccaaactgggctgtttagaggctccctccaccatgaatttgcccaaactgggctgtttagaggctccctccaccatgaatttgcccaaactgggctggttagaggctccctccaccatgaattggtccaaactggggtttttagaggctccctccaccatgaattggtccaaacttggctgtttagaggctccctccaccattaattggtccaaactgggctggttagaggctccctccaccatgaattggtccaaactgggttttttagaggctccctccaccatgaatttgcccaaactgggctgtttagaggctccctccaccatgaattggtccaaactgggctggttagaggctccctccaccatgaatttcccaaaacttggctgtttagaggctccctccaccattaattggtccaaactgggctggttagaggctccctccaccatgaatttgcccaaactgggctgtttagaggctccctccaccatgaatttgcccaaactgggctgtttagcggctccctccaccattaattggtccaaactgggctggttagaggctccctccaccatgaatttgcccaaactgggctgtttagaggctccctccaccatgaatttgcccaaactgggctggttagaggctccctccaccatgaattggtccaaactggggtttttagaggctccatccaccatgaattggtccaaacttggctgtttagaggctccctccaccatgaattggtccaaactggggtggttagaggctccctccaccattaattggtccaaactgggctggttagaggctccctccaccattaattggtccaaactgggctggttagaggctccctccaccatgaatttgcccaaactgggctgtttagaggctccctccaccatgaatttgcccaaactgggctggttagaggctccctccaccatgaattggtccaaactggggtttttagaggctccctccaccatgaattggtccaaactggggtttttagaggctccctccaccatgaattggtccaaacttggctgtttagaggctccctccaccattaattggtccaaactgggctggttagaggctccctccaccatgaattggtccaaactggggtttttagaggctccctccaccatgaattggtccaaacttggctgtttagaggctccctccaccattaattggtccaaactgggctggttagaggctccctccaccatgaattggtccaaactgggttttttagaggctccctccaccatgaatttgcccaaactgggctgtttagaggctccctccaccatgaattggtccaaactgggctggttagaggctccctccaccatgaatttcccaaaacttggctgtttagaggctccctccaccattaattggtccaaactgggctggttagaggctccctccaccatgaatttgcccaaactgggctgtttagcggctccctccaccattaattggtccaaactgggctggttagaggctccctccaccatgaatttgcccaaactgggctgtttagaggctccctccaccatgaatttgcccaaactgggctggttagaggctccctccaccatgaattggtccaaactggggtttttagaggctccctccaccatgaattggtccaaacttggctgtttagaggctccctccaccatgaattggtccaaactggggtggttagaggctccctccaccattaattggtccaaactgggctggttagaggctccctccaccattaattggtccaaactgggctggttagaggctccctccaccatgaatttgcccaaactgggctgtttagaggctccctccaccatgaatttgcccaaactgggctggttagaggctccctccaccatgaattggtccaaactggggtttttagaggctccctccaccatgaattggtccaaacttggctgtttagaggctccctccaccattaattggtccaaactgggctggttagaggctccctccaccatgaattggtccaaactggggtttttagaggctccctccaccatgaattggtccaaacttggctgtttagaggctccctccaccattaattggtccaaactgggctggttagaggctccctccaccatgaattggtccaaactgggttttttagaggctccctccaccatgaatttgcccaaactgggctgtttagaggctccctccaccatgaattggtccaaactgggctggttagaggctccctccaccatgaatttcccaaaacttggctgtttagaggctccctccaccattaattggtccaaactgggctggttagaggctccctccaccatgaatttgcccaaactgggctgtttagcggctccctccaccattaattggtccaaactgggctggttagaggctccctccaccatgaatttgcccaaactgggctgtttagaggctccctccaccatgaatttgcccaaactgggctggttagaggctccctccaccatgaattggtccaaactggggtttttagaggctccctccaccatgaattggtccaaacttggctgtttagaggctccctccaccatgaattggtccaaactggggtggttagaggctccctccaccattaattggtccaaactgggctggttagaggctccctccaccattaattggtccaaactgggctggttagaggctccctccaccatgaatttgcccaaactgggctgtttagaggctccctccaccatgaatttgcccaaactgggctggttagaggctccctccaccatgaattggtccaaactggggtttttagaggctccctccaccatgaattggtccaaacttggctgtttagaggctccctccaccattaattggtccaaactgggctggttagaggctccctccaccatgaattggtccaaactgggttttttagaggctccctccaccatgaatttgcccaaactgggctggttagaggctccctccaccatgaattggtccaaactggggtttttagaggctccctccaccatgaattggtccaaacttggctgtttagaggctccctccaccatgaattggtccaaactggggtggttagaggctccctccaccattaattggtccaaactgggctggttagaggctccctccaccattaattggtccaaactgggctggttagaggctccctccaccatgaatttgcccaaactgggctgtttagaggctccctccaccatgaatttgcccaaactgggctggttagaggctccctccaccatgaattggtccaaactggggtttttagaggctccctccaccatgaattggtccaaacttggctgtttagaggctccctccaccattaattggtccaaactgggctggttagaggctccctccaccatgaattggtccaaactgggttttttagaggctccctccaccatgaatttgcccaaactgggctgtttagaggctccctccaccatgaattggtccaaactgggctggttagaggctccctccaccatgaatttcccaaaacttggctgtttagaggctccctccaccattaattggtccaaactgggctggttagaggctccctccaccatgaatttgcccaaactgggctgtttagaggctccctccaccatgaatttgcccaaactgggctgtttagaggctcccttcaccatgaattggtccaaactgggttttttagaggctccctccaccatgaattggtccaaactgggctgtttagaggctccctccaccatgaatttgcccaaactgggctgtttagcggctccctccaccattaattggtccaaactgggctggttagaggctccctccaccattaattggtccaaactgggctggttagaggctccctccaccatgaatttgcccaaactgggctgtttagaggctccctccaccatgaatttgcccaaactgggctggttagaggctccctccaccatgaattggtccaaactgggggttttagaggctccctccaccatgaattggtccaaacttggctgtttagaggctccctccaccattaattggtccaaactgggctggttagaggctccctccaccatgaattggtccaaactgggttttttagaggctccctccaccatgaatttgcccaaactgggctgtttagaggctccctccaccatgaattggtccaaactgggctggttagaggctccctccaccatgaatttcccaaaacttggctgtttagaggctccctccaccattaattggtccaaactgggctggttagaggctccctccaccatgaatttgcccaaactgggctgtttagaggctccctccaccatgaatttgcccaaactgggctgtttagaggctccctctaccatgaattggtccaaactgggttttttagaggctccctccaccatgaattggtccaaactgggctgtttagaggctccctccaccatgaatttgcccaaactgggctgtttagcggctccctccaccattaattggtccaaactgggctggttagaggctccctccaccatgaatttgcccaaactgggctggttagaggctccctccaccatgaattggtccaaactggggtttttagaggctccctccaccatgaattggtccaaacttggctgtctagaggctccctccaccatgaattggtccaaactggggtggttagaggctccctccaccattaattggtccaaactgggctggttagaggctccctccaccattaattggtccaaactgggctggttagaggctccctccaccattaattggtccaaactgggctggttagaggctccctccaccattaattggtccaaactgggctggttagaggctccctccaccatgaattggtccaaactgggctgtttagaggctccctccaccatgaatttgcccaaactgggctggttagaggctccctccaccatgaattggtccaaactggggtttttagaggctccctccaccatgaattggtccaaacttggctgtttagaggctccctccaccatgaattggtccaaactggggtggttagaggctccctccaccattaattggtccaaactgggctggttagaggctccctccaccattaattggtccaaactgggctggttagaggctccctccaccatgaatttgcccaaactgggctggttagaggctccctccaccatgaatttgcccaaactgggctggttagaggctccctccaccatgaattggtccaaactggggtttttagaggctccctccaccatgaatttgcccaaactgggctgtttagaggctccctccaccatgaatttgcccaaactctgctggttagaggctcaatccaccctgattttcaaaacaaatgttggtgccaacctcaacttactacaagggccaaattcactgctggtgacaagctctcctcactgcaagtgccaaatacactttttcctactgtcagagaggtggtattgagtgtgtaaagtgtgtagttgttaggctgtgatgttggggtaatagagggtctttggtgtgttagatgcccccagacatgcttcccctgctgtcccagtgtcattccagaggtgttggcatcatttcctggggtgtcatagtggacttggtgaccctccagacacggatttgggtttcccccttaacgagtatctgttccccatagactataatggggttcgaaacccgttcgaacacacgaacattgagcggctgttcgaatcgaatttcgaacctcgaacattttagtgttcgctcatctctacctcttaCCCAGACCCAATTTTCTTTGATGaattttcagttttatatactaGCCACCTTCTTTGAGGATACCACCTCTCTAGAAGATCCTGTTTTCAGGCAGTTTTGGGTGGTCATTAGGTTATTAGGCCAATGCTTcacaaattttttgatacttGCAGACACCTTTTAGTTCTATACACAGTGTAAACTAGAAAGGAATGGGTGAAAAGCTATGCAAGGAAGTCTGTGTTACTGTTGACCTGAAATCTTCATCTGTAGTATGTTTCCACTAAGGAGTAGACAAAGACAGCTGAGGAGTCCTCTTCcattatttctttattattttattgcttTATATCACCATTAGTAGGAGAATATGGGTCTTTGAATATTTTAGAGTGGTAAAAGGTGTATACTACCACTGACTGACTGTGGGGCAGCAAGTAAGGACAAGCAAAATATATGGCTTTAGCAGCCCACTGGGTCATTGTTTTGAGTGGCAGCAGCCACAATCCAAAAATGCAACAAGGCCAGGTATGAGTACCACACTGTTTGTTCAGGTCTAGTTCCAACACCAGACAGGGGCATTCATCTGCATTCCTCACTGGACCATTTTATGCCCCCAACTTCACCAGGTCTAGCCGTTGCTTCCGCTCCCCTTCCCTCATATCATGGGTATACGACAAAGGGTTGCCATGTAGTTTTACAACTCATGAGTCTGGATCAGCAAAGTCACAGTAGTAGCAGCCAGTATCCCATCGGATGGCTCCCTGCCAACTACAACTGAGCAAAGACATGAATTTTGGGGCTGTACGGCAGTTGGGTAGAACAACTCATTATCCCTATATGGCACATGTGCCAACTTTGGTGGTTCACTGCTTTATTAATGTATATTGACAATGATATTTTTGTGTTACCCCTACTTTCATAAAAGGataatttttggtgttttttttttcttatcacttTTCATCTGGCAGGcatactgtctgtttttttcttgaaattttgtaATTGTCTCTCCATGGTGAACCATATAATAATGGTAACATTTTGATACTATCCATATGCACAAATTTTTATGGATGTTTTGTATTTGTCACTCCTTGGTGCATCACTTCTCAAGAGGCAGGTATACTAAGAGTGTGCCACAAATTTTCTGTATTTGCCATTGCCATACTGTTGGCATAATAGCaacaaaataaacaacaacaacaaaaaacccatCATTGCTTCCATTCTCACCATGACACCATCACATTCCATATCAACATCAAATCACTTGCTACTCTGAGACCTAAGCGTCTGTTTGCATTCTTGTATACAACTACATTTTAGACAAGCTTCCATAGTTTGACAAATGCTTTTTTGACTTCTTTATTCTTTAGACTATAAATGAAAGGATTTAGAATTGGcacaaaaacaacatacaaaagtgCAAAGTATTTGTCCTGTTTTGAAGAATAATCTGATGTGGGTTTCATGTGTAGACACATTACTGTTCCATAAAAAACCACAACGCAAATGAGATGCGAGGAACATGTTGAAAATGCTTTTACTTGTCCTTCGGTGGATTTTATATTGACAATGGTACAAATAATGAAAACATATGACACTACAACTAGCATAAATGTCAGAAATCCAagagaagctccttccacatagCTTAACAATTCCACTTGAAATGTGTCACTACAGGAAATATTAAGCAATGGTGAAAAATCACAGAAGAAATGATCAACAGGATGAGATAAACTAAAGGACATTTTAGAAACAAGAACTGCATGTCCGATGGTGTCCAAAAATCCAATGGTCCATGATAGAAATGACAGGCTGGCACATTGCTTCATAGTCATTAACCTTATGTAATGCAGAGGATGACAGATGGCTACATAGCGATCATATGCCATTGA
It contains:
- the LOC142183134 gene encoding olfactory receptor 5AR1-like; this encodes MTPALEAIEDCSCNITAFLFEGLTDNVDLHSPLFVIFLLSYLIIIAGNGAILLVILLDSHLHSPMYTFLTNLAVIDIIAASNILPKLLLMLLTQYSRISFSHCIAQMYIFASLVCTEVILLASMAYDRYVAICHPLHYIRLMTMKQCASLSFLSWTIGFLDTIGHAVLVSKMSFSLSHPVDHFFCDFSPLLNISCSDTFQVELLSYVEGASLGFLTFMLVVVSYVFIICTIVNIKSTEGQVKAFSTCSSHLICVVVFYGTVMCLHMKPTSDYSSKQDKYFALLYVVFVPILNPFIYSLKNKEVKKAFVKLWKLV